The following are from one region of the Paracoccus sp. S3-43 genome:
- a CDS encoding DNA alkylation repair protein, producing the protein MIELDALLALADAEKAGQMAAYHKAARTCLGVPNPQIDALVADWRASRDLDGRIALAAALWASDIHEARIAAAKLLTQARIRPDDAVWALIAGWAPDFDGWAIADTAMIAGQKRLVADPARLDQVETWLDHPNTWTRRAALVGTLPWAKMNNPKPDDLATRERVLDWAARLADDRDGFIQKAIAWWLRDLSKRDAPRVRAFLADHGARMKPFARKEALRLVQER; encoded by the coding sequence ATGATCGAACTGGACGCGTTGCTAGCCCTGGCGGATGCCGAAAAGGCCGGACAGATGGCCGCCTATCACAAGGCGGCGCGGACCTGTCTGGGCGTGCCGAATCCGCAGATCGACGCCCTGGTGGCCGACTGGCGCGCGTCCCGCGACCTGGACGGCCGCATCGCCCTGGCCGCTGCCTTGTGGGCCAGCGACATCCACGAGGCCCGCATCGCCGCCGCCAAGCTGCTGACCCAGGCCCGGATCCGGCCCGACGATGCGGTCTGGGCGCTGATCGCGGGCTGGGCGCCGGATTTCGACGGCTGGGCCATCGCCGATACCGCCATGATCGCCGGGCAGAAGCGGCTGGTCGCCGATCCCGCACGGCTGGACCAGGTCGAAACCTGGCTGGATCACCCCAACACATGGACCCGCCGCGCCGCCCTGGTGGGCACCCTGCCCTGGGCCAAGATGAACAACCCCAAGCCCGACGATCTGGCCACCCGCGAACGCGTCCTCGACTGGGCCGCGCGGCTGGCCGACGACCGCGACGGGTTCATCCAGAAGGCCATCGCCTGGTGGCTGCGCGACCTGTCCAAACGCGACGCGCCCCGCGTCCGCGCCTTCCTGGCCGATCACGGGGCGCGGATGAAGCCCTTCGCGCGCAAGGAAGCCCTGCGGCTGGTTCAGGAGCGATAG
- the aroA gene encoding 3-phosphoshikimate 1-carboxyvinyltransferase: MSHSADPRPMTARRSGPLRGVAQVPGDKSISHRALILGALSVGETRITGLLEGQDVLDTARAMAAFGAQVERLGTGEWSVHGVGVGGFSEPEGVIDCGNSGTGVRLIMGAMATTPITATFTGDASLSRRPMARVTDPLALFGAEITAREGGRLPITIQGAADPLPVRYRTPVASAQIKSAVLLAGLNVPGETVVIEAEPTRDHSERMLAGFGAEIRTEMTAEGHVITLQGRPDLRAQPVAVPRDPSSAAFPVAAALIVPGSEIRVPGVSRNPTRDGLYVTLLEMGADIAFENLHEEGGEPVADLVVRHGPLKGVTVPAERAASMIDEFPILSVIAAFAEGATVMNGVAELRVKESDRIDAMARGLEANGVRVEETKDSMTVHGMARVPGGGTAVSHLDHRIAMSFLVLGLATQAPVSVDDGSPIATSFPDFLPLMQGLGADLG; this comes from the coding sequence ATGTCCCATTCCGCCGATCCCCGCCCGATGACCGCCCGCCGCAGCGGCCCCCTGCGGGGCGTGGCACAGGTGCCCGGCGACAAGTCGATCAGCCATCGCGCCCTGATCCTGGGCGCGCTGTCGGTGGGCGAGACGCGGATCACCGGCCTGCTGGAGGGCCAGGACGTGCTGGACACCGCCAGGGCGATGGCGGCCTTCGGCGCGCAGGTCGAGCGGCTGGGGACCGGCGAATGGTCGGTCCACGGCGTCGGCGTCGGCGGGTTTTCGGAACCCGAAGGCGTGATCGACTGCGGCAATTCCGGGACCGGGGTGCGGCTGATCATGGGCGCGATGGCGACCACGCCGATCACCGCGACCTTCACCGGCGATGCCAGCCTGTCGCGCCGCCCGATGGCGCGCGTGACCGACCCCCTGGCGCTGTTCGGCGCAGAGATCACCGCGCGCGAGGGCGGGCGGCTGCCCATCACCATCCAGGGCGCGGCCGACCCGCTGCCGGTGCGGTATCGCACGCCGGTCGCCAGCGCGCAGATCAAGTCGGCGGTCCTGCTGGCGGGGCTGAACGTGCCGGGGGAAACCGTGGTGATCGAGGCGGAACCCACGCGCGACCACTCTGAACGGATGCTGGCCGGGTTCGGCGCGGAGATCCGCACCGAGATGACCGCCGAAGGCCATGTGATCACGCTGCAAGGCCGCCCGGACCTGCGCGCGCAGCCGGTCGCGGTGCCGCGCGATCCCTCAAGCGCGGCTTTCCCGGTGGCTGCGGCGCTGATCGTGCCGGGGTCGGAGATCCGCGTTCCGGGCGTCAGCCGCAATCCCACGCGGGACGGGCTGTATGTCACCCTGCTGGAAATGGGTGCTGACATCGCCTTTGAAAATCTGCACGAGGAAGGAGGCGAGCCGGTGGCCGATCTGGTGGTCCGTCATGGCCCGCTGAAAGGCGTCACGGTGCCTGCCGAACGCGCGGCCAGCATGATCGACGAATTTCCGATCCTGTCGGTCATCGCGGCCTTTGCCGAAGGCGCGACGGTCATGAACGGCGTGGCGGAACTGCGCGTCAAGGAAAGCGACCGGATCGACGCGATGGCGCGCGGGCTGGAGGCCAACGGCGTCCGGGTCGAGGAGACCAAGGACAGCATGACCGTTCACGGCATGGCGCGGGTGCCCGGCGGCGGCACGGCGGTCAGCCATCTGGATCACCGCATCGCCATGTCCTTCCTGGTCCTGGGGCTGGCAACCCAGGCGCCGGTTTCCGTGGATGACGGCTCGCCCATCGCCACGTCCTTCCCGGATTTCCTGCCGCTGATGCAGGGGCTGGGCGCCGATCTGGGCTAG
- a CDS encoding VOC family protein codes for MTRKPTQLIDHIHLRAVDFDRASSFYLAIFEALGRAADAHAGRDWVELDEFYLDQADANTPPSRIHLAFRAGSRAEVQAFHAAGLKAGGTDNGAPGLRDYHPGYYAAFLLDPDGNNIEAKFDERDA; via the coding sequence ATGACGCGAAAACCGACCCAGCTGATCGACCACATTCATCTGCGGGCCGTCGATTTCGACCGGGCCAGCAGCTTTTATCTGGCGATCTTCGAAGCCCTGGGCCGGGCCGCTGACGCCCATGCGGGGCGCGACTGGGTGGAGTTGGACGAGTTCTATCTGGACCAGGCCGACGCCAATACCCCGCCCAGCCGCATCCACCTGGCGTTCCGCGCGGGGTCGCGGGCCGAGGTCCAAGCCTTTCACGCCGCCGGCCTGAAGGCAGGAGGCACCGACAACGGCGCACCGGGGCTGCGCGACTACCACCCCGGCTATTATGCCGCCTTCTTGCTGGACCCCGACGGCAACAATATCGAAGCCAAGTTCGACGAACGCGACGCCTAG
- a CDS encoding propionyl-CoA synthetase, with protein MSYRDTYAAWQADPEAFWMEAAGKIDWDRPPSRAFFDQGPAGEWFADGSLNACWNAVDRHVEAGRGDQIAIIHDSPITRSYRGITYRELRDRVASLAGALRAKGIEKGDRVIIYMPMVPEALEAMLACARLGAIHSVVFGGFAAHELAVRINDATPKAIIAASCGVEPGRVVHYKPLLDRAIEEAIYKPDFCVIFQREQEVAELTPGRDVAWHSFQYGVELAECVPVEGNHPAYVLYTSGTTGQPKGVVRHTGGHLVALAWTMKNIYDIQAGDVFWAASDVGWVVGHSYICYGPLTVGATTIVFEGKPVGTPDAAAYWRVIQNHRVKSVFSAPTAIRAIRREDPEGKLIGDYNLRHFKTLYLAGERADPDTIQWAEEKLGVPVIDHWWQTETGWPIVANPVGIELLPVKHGSPSVALPGYDVQVLDEAGHPVPAGTLGAVAITLPLPPGTLPTLWKAEDRFRKSYLSHFPGYYETGDAGYIDEDGYLYVMARTDDVINVAGHRLSTGAMEEVLSAHPAVAECAVIGVADSLKGQMPLGLLCLKKGTNTPDAQVVKEVVGMVRDQIGPVAAFKTACVVDRLPKTRSGKILRATMVKIADGEPFKTPATIDDPAILDEIAVALRAVGYPQTVT; from the coding sequence ATGTCGTATCGCGACACCTATGCCGCCTGGCAGGCGGATCCCGAAGCATTCTGGATGGAGGCCGCCGGAAAGATCGACTGGGACCGCCCGCCCAGCCGCGCCTTCTTCGACCAGGGACCGGCGGGGGAATGGTTCGCGGACGGCAGCCTTAACGCCTGCTGGAACGCCGTGGACCGCCATGTCGAGGCCGGGCGCGGCGACCAGATCGCGATCATCCACGACAGCCCGATCACCCGGTCCTATCGCGGCATCACCTATCGCGAATTGCGCGACCGGGTCGCCAGCCTCGCGGGCGCGCTGCGCGCCAAGGGCATCGAAAAGGGCGACCGGGTCATCATCTACATGCCGATGGTCCCCGAGGCGCTGGAGGCGATGCTGGCCTGCGCGCGGCTGGGCGCGATCCATTCGGTCGTCTTCGGCGGATTTGCCGCGCATGAACTGGCGGTGCGCATCAACGACGCCACCCCCAAGGCGATCATCGCGGCCTCTTGCGGGGTCGAGCCGGGCCGGGTCGTCCATTACAAGCCGCTTTTGGACCGCGCCATCGAGGAAGCCATTTACAAGCCCGATTTCTGCGTGATCTTCCAGCGAGAACAAGAGGTTGCCGAACTGACCCCCGGCCGCGACGTGGCCTGGCACAGCTTCCAGTATGGGGTCGAACTCGCCGAATGCGTCCCGGTCGAGGGCAACCATCCGGCCTATGTCCTCTATACTTCGGGGACCACGGGCCAGCCCAAGGGCGTGGTGCGCCATACGGGCGGTCATCTGGTCGCGCTGGCCTGGACGATGAAGAACATCTACGACATTCAGGCGGGCGATGTGTTCTGGGCCGCGTCCGATGTGGGCTGGGTCGTCGGCCACAGCTATATCTGCTATGGCCCGCTGACGGTCGGCGCCACCACCATCGTGTTCGAAGGCAAGCCGGTCGGCACCCCCGACGCCGCCGCCTATTGGCGGGTGATCCAGAACCATCGGGTCAAAAGCGTCTTCAGCGCCCCCACCGCGATCCGCGCCATCCGGCGGGAAGATCCCGAGGGCAAGCTGATCGGCGACTACAACCTGCGCCATTTCAAGACGCTGTATCTGGCCGGTGAACGCGCCGATCCCGACACGATCCAATGGGCCGAGGAAAAGCTGGGCGTCCCGGTGATCGACCACTGGTGGCAGACCGAAACCGGCTGGCCCATCGTCGCCAACCCGGTGGGGATCGAGCTTCTGCCGGTCAAGCACGGCAGCCCCTCGGTCGCGCTGCCCGGTTATGACGTGCAGGTTCTGGACGAGGCGGGCCACCCGGTTCCGGCCGGGACGCTGGGCGCGGTGGCGATCACGCTGCCGCTGCCGCCGGGCACCCTGCCGACCCTGTGGAAGGCCGAGGATCGGTTCAGGAAATCCTATCTGTCGCATTTCCCCGGCTATTATGAAACCGGCGATGCGGGCTATATCGACGAGGACGGATACCTGTATGTCATGGCGCGCACCGACGACGTGATCAACGTCGCGGGCCACCGCCTGTCCACCGGCGCGATGGAGGAGGTTCTGTCCGCCCATCCCGCCGTCGCCGAATGCGCGGTGATCGGCGTGGCAGACAGCCTCAAGGGGCAGATGCCGCTGGGCCTGCTGTGCCTGAAGAAAGGGACGAACACGCCCGACGCCCAGGTCGTCAAGGAGGTCGTGGGCATGGTCCGCGACCAGATCGGCCCGGTCGCGGCCTTCAAGACCGCCTGCGTGGTGGACCGCCTGCCCAAGACCCGGTCGGGCAAGATCCTGCGCGCGACGATGGTCAAGATCGCCGATGGCGAGCCGTTCAAGACCCCGGCGACCATCGACGACCCCGCGATCCTGGATGAGATCGCCGTGGCCCTGCGCGCGGTCGGCTATCCGCAGACGGTGACCTAA
- a CDS encoding NADP-dependent malic enzyme, which produces MDERRQDNARQEALDYHEFPRPGKLEIRATKPLANGRDLSRAYSPGVAEACLEIKADPATASRYTSRANLVAVVSNGTAVLGLGNIGAAASKPVMEGKAVLFKKFANIDCFDIEVNESDPEKLADIVCALEPTFGAINLEDIKAPDCFIVEKLCRERMNIPVFHDDQHGTAIVVGAAATNALHVAGKRFSDIKIVSTGGGAAGIACLNMLLKLGVKRENVWLCDIHGLVYKGRVEDMTAQKAAFAQDTDARTLAEVIEGADLFLGLSGPGVLKPEMVGRMSRRPVIFALANPTPEILPDDARAVAPDAIIATGRSDFPNQVNNVLCFPFIFRGALDVGATTINADMELACIDGIAKLARTTTAAEAAAAYRGETLTFGADYLIPKPFDPRLVGIVSSAVARAAMESGVATRPLEDLDAYKRKLDSSVFRSALIMRPVFEASRAADRRIVFAEGEDERVLRAANAMLEETTDLPILIGRPEVVATRCERAGLPIRPERDFEIVNPENDPRYRDYWETYHHLMARRGVSPDIARAIMRTNTTAIGAVMVHRGESDSLICGTFGQYTWHLRYIREILARDGLSPVGALSMIILEDGPLFIADTQCHNDPTPSQVMETVIGAARHVRRFGLTPKIALCCHSQFGNLDSYTGRKMREALALLDARKPDFMYDGEMHVDAALDPELRERIFPESRLEGVANVLVFPGTDAASGVRNALKMRANGLEVGPILMGMGNRAHIVTPSITVRGLLNMSALAGTPVAHYS; this is translated from the coding sequence ATGGACGAACGCAGGCAGGACAACGCCCGGCAAGAGGCACTGGATTATCACGAATTCCCGCGTCCGGGTAAGCTGGAGATCCGCGCCACCAAGCCCCTGGCGAACGGCCGCGACCTGTCCCGCGCCTATTCCCCCGGCGTGGCCGAGGCCTGTCTGGAGATCAAGGCCGATCCCGCCACGGCCAGCCGCTATACCTCGCGCGCGAACCTGGTCGCGGTGGTGTCGAACGGCACGGCCGTGCTGGGCCTGGGCAATATCGGCGCGGCGGCATCGAAGCCGGTGATGGAGGGCAAGGCCGTCCTGTTCAAGAAATTCGCCAATATCGACTGCTTCGATATCGAGGTGAACGAATCCGATCCCGAAAAGCTGGCCGATATCGTCTGCGCGCTGGAACCCACCTTCGGCGCGATCAACCTGGAAGACATCAAGGCGCCCGACTGCTTCATCGTCGAAAAGCTGTGCCGCGAACGCATGAACATCCCGGTCTTTCACGACGACCAGCACGGCACCGCGATCGTCGTGGGCGCGGCGGCGACCAACGCGCTGCATGTCGCGGGCAAGCGGTTTTCCGACATCAAGATCGTCTCGACCGGCGGCGGGGCGGCGGGGATCGCCTGTCTCAACATGCTGCTGAAGCTGGGCGTCAAGCGGGAAAACGTCTGGCTGTGCGACATCCACGGCCTGGTCTACAAGGGCCGGGTCGAGGACATGACCGCCCAGAAGGCCGCCTTCGCCCAGGACACCGACGCCCGCACCCTGGCCGAGGTGATCGAGGGCGCCGACCTGTTCCTGGGCCTGTCGGGCCCCGGCGTCCTGAAGCCCGAGATGGTGGGCAGGATGTCCCGCCGCCCGGTCATCTTCGCGCTGGCGAACCCGACCCCGGAAATCCTGCCCGACGACGCCCGCGCCGTCGCCCCCGACGCGATCATCGCCACCGGGCGCAGCGATTTCCCGAACCAGGTCAACAACGTCCTGTGCTTCCCCTTCATCTTCCGCGGCGCGCTTGACGTGGGCGCGACCACCATCAACGCGGACATGGAGCTGGCCTGCATCGACGGCATCGCCAAGCTGGCCCGGACCACCACCGCCGCCGAGGCCGCCGCCGCCTATCGGGGCGAGACGCTGACCTTCGGCGCGGATTACCTGATCCCCAAGCCCTTCGACCCGCGCCTGGTCGGCATCGTCAGTTCCGCCGTGGCCCGCGCCGCGATGGAAAGCGGCGTCGCCACCCGCCCGCTGGAGGATCTGGACGCCTACAAGCGCAAGCTGGACAGCTCGGTCTTCCGGTCGGCCCTGATCATGCGCCCGGTCTTCGAGGCCTCGCGCGCCGCCGACCGCCGCATCGTCTTTGCCGAGGGCGAGGATGAACGCGTCCTGCGCGCCGCCAACGCCATGCTGGAGGAAACGACCGACCTGCCGATCCTGATCGGCCGCCCCGAGGTCGTGGCCACGCGCTGCGAACGCGCGGGCCTGCCGATCCGCCCCGAACGCGATTTCGAGATCGTGAACCCCGAAAACGACCCCCGCTATCGCGATTACTGGGAAACCTATCACCATCTGATGGCCCGGCGCGGCGTCAGCCCCGACATCGCCCGCGCGATCATGCGCACCAACACCACCGCCATCGGCGCCGTCATGGTCCACCGCGGCGAGTCCGACAGCCTGATCTGCGGCACCTTCGGCCAATATACCTGGCACCTGCGCTATATCCGGGAAATCCTGGCCCGCGACGGGTTGTCGCCGGTCGGCGCACTGTCGATGATCATCCTGGAGGACGGCCCGCTGTTCATCGCCGACACGCAATGCCACAACGATCCGACGCCCTCGCAGGTGATGGAGACGGTGATCGGCGCCGCGCGCCACGTCCGCCGCTTCGGCCTGACGCCCAAGATCGCGCTGTGCTGCCATTCGCAATTCGGCAATCTGGACAGCTATACCGGCCGCAAGATGCGAGAGGCGCTGGCGCTGCTGGACGCGCGCAAGCCGGACTTCATGTATGACGGCGAAATGCATGTCGACGCGGCCCTGGATCCCGAGTTGAGAGAGCGGATCTTTCCCGAGTCCCGGCTGGAAGGGGTGGCGAACGTGCTGGTCTTCCCCGGCACCGACGCGGCGTCCGGCGTGCGCAACGCGCTGAAGATGCGCGCCAACGGGCTGGAGGTCGGGCCGATCCTGATGGGCATGGGCAACCGCGCGCATATCGTCACCCCCTCGATCACCGTCCGCGGCCTGCTGAACATGAGCGCCTTGGCCGGAACCCCGGTCGCCCATTACAGTTAA
- a CDS encoding cytidine deaminase — protein sequence MSLLDAARAVREMAYAPYSRFKVGAAIRGRSGAIYRGCNVENVAYPEGTCAEAGAIAAMVAAGETELIEVAVIADSPAPVPPCGGCRQKLAEFARADTPVLLATTEGATLATTVGELLPGRFDVGHMAKAE from the coding sequence ATGTCGCTGTTGGATGCCGCGCGCGCAGTCCGGGAAATGGCCTATGCGCCCTATTCGCGCTTCAAGGTCGGCGCGGCCATTCGCGGCAGGTCGGGCGCGATCTATCGCGGCTGCAATGTCGAGAACGTCGCCTATCCCGAAGGCACCTGCGCCGAGGCCGGGGCCATCGCCGCGATGGTCGCCGCCGGAGAGACGGAACTGATCGAGGTCGCGGTGATCGCCGACAGCCCCGCGCCGGTGCCCCCCTGCGGCGGCTGCCGCCAGAAGCTGGCCGAATTCGCCCGCGCCGACACGCCGGTCCTGCTGGCCACGACCGAGGGCGCGACGCTGGCCACCACGGTGGGCGAATTGCTGCCGGGCCGGTTCGACGTCGGGCATATGGCCAAGGCGGAATGA
- a CDS encoding thymidine phosphorylase codes for MTDPRPVIAAIRDGRGLDGPGAALIAQGLANGSIGDAQAGAFAMAVLLKGTGVKGRVALTRAMRDSGHVLHWDLPGPVVDKHSTGGIGDTVSLVLAPLLAARGMFVPMISGRGLGHTGGTLDKLEAIPGYRCDQSEDDFRRITRSVGCAIVAASGDFAPADRRLYAIRDESATVESVDLITASILSKKLAAGLQALVLDVKAGSGAFLRNSESSRRLAQALVETANGAGCATSALITDMDQPLARSAGNALEVAEAIRVLRGEPGALRDLTLALASEVLRLAGQGDAGLSDLLDGGAAAEIFGRMVAAQGGPADLLDRPDAHLVAAPVIRSVPAPEGRIARIDVTALGHAVVALGGGRVRAGEAVDPRVGLSMLAKLGEEVGPGRPLALIHAADDTAAEVAVAAVTAAYRLGEGGEPGPLVRQRIAS; via the coding sequence ATGACCGACCCGCGCCCCGTCATCGCCGCGATCCGCGATGGCCGTGGTCTGGACGGCCCAGGCGCGGCGCTGATCGCGCAGGGCCTCGCGAACGGGTCGATCGGCGACGCGCAGGCGGGCGCCTTCGCGATGGCGGTTCTGCTGAAGGGCACGGGCGTCAAGGGGCGTGTCGCGCTGACGCGGGCGATGCGCGATTCGGGCCATGTGCTGCACTGGGATCTGCCGGGGCCGGTGGTGGACAAGCATTCGACCGGCGGCATCGGCGACACGGTCAGCCTGGTGCTGGCCCCCCTGCTGGCGGCGCGGGGAATGTTCGTGCCGATGATCTCGGGCCGGGGGCTCGGCCATACCGGCGGCACGCTGGACAAGCTGGAGGCGATCCCCGGCTATCGCTGCGACCAGTCCGAGGATGACTTCCGTCGCATCACCCGCAGCGTGGGCTGCGCCATCGTCGCGGCCAGCGGTGATTTCGCCCCCGCCGACCGCAGGCTGTATGCGATCCGCGACGAATCGGCGACGGTGGAATCGGTCGACCTGATCACGGCCTCGATCCTGTCCAAGAAGCTGGCGGCCGGGTTGCAGGCGCTTGTGCTGGATGTGAAGGCGGGGTCAGGGGCGTTCTTGCGCAACTCCGAATCCTCGCGGCGGCTGGCGCAGGCCCTGGTGGAAACCGCGAATGGCGCGGGCTGCGCGACATCGGCGCTGATCACCGACATGGACCAGCCGCTGGCCCGCAGCGCGGGCAACGCGCTTGAGGTGGCCGAGGCGATCCGTGTGCTGCGCGGCGAACCCGGCGCGCTGCGCGACCTGACGCTGGCGCTTGCGTCCGAGGTTCTGCGGCTGGCGGGGCAGGGGGATGCCGGGCTGTCGGACCTGCTGGACGGCGGCGCTGCGGCGGAAATCTTCGGCCGCATGGTCGCCGCGCAGGGCGGCCCCGCCGATCTGCTGGACCGCCCCGACGCGCATCTGGTCGCCGCCCCCGTCATCCGCTCCGTGCCCGCGCCCGAGGGGCGGATCGCGCGGATCGACGTGACCGCCCTTGGCCATGCGGTCGTGGCGCTTGGCGGCGGCCGGGTCCGCGCGGGCGAGGCGGTGGACCCCCGCGTCGGCCTGTCGATGCTGGCGAAACTGGGCGAGGAAGTCGGCCCCGGACGCCCGCTGGCCCTGATCCACGCCGCCGACGACACCGCGGCCGAGGTCGCCGTCGCCGCCGTCACCGCCGCCTATCGCCTGGGCGAGGGCGGCGAACCCGGCCCCCTGGTGCGCCAACGGATCGCGTCGTGA
- a CDS encoding phosphopentomutase, with the protein MTDRRAFLIVMDSVGIGGAPDADQFFNGHLPDTGANTLGHIAQAQALHMPTLARLGLGAAVRLASGQDAPGLMVPPQGLWGAATEISRGKDTPSGHWEIAGVPVPWDWHYFPDTAPAFPPDVTARICELAGTDGILANRHASGTQVIEDFGAEHIRTGWPICYTSVDSVLQIAAHEEHFGLDRLIGVCRSLAPMLHAMRVGRVIARPFLGEAPGRFRRTGNRRDFAIAPPGRTILDIAQDKGRVTHAIGKIGDIFSHRGIIHLHKGKSDADLAQHLIRLGREAEPGSLTFANFVEFDTNFGHRRDIPGYAAQLEWFDGVAGRFLATLRPGDLAIFTADHGNDPSWPGTDHTRERVAVLGHGVGTRPVGVVGFSDIGASVLAHLGLPPPDHGRSFL; encoded by the coding sequence GTGACCGACAGGCGGGCCTTCCTGATCGTCATGGACAGCGTCGGCATCGGCGGCGCGCCGGATGCGGACCAGTTCTTCAACGGCCACCTGCCCGATACCGGCGCGAACACCCTGGGCCATATCGCCCAGGCGCAGGCGCTGCACATGCCGACCCTTGCGCGGCTGGGCCTTGGCGCGGCGGTGCGGCTGGCCTCTGGGCAGGACGCGCCCGGCCTGATGGTTCCGCCGCAGGGGCTGTGGGGGGCCGCGACCGAGATCTCTCGCGGCAAGGATACGCCCTCGGGCCATTGGGAAATCGCCGGCGTGCCGGTGCCCTGGGACTGGCACTATTTCCCCGATACCGCTCCGGCCTTTCCGCCCGACGTCACCGCGCGAATCTGCGAACTGGCGGGAACAGACGGCATCCTTGCCAATCGCCACGCCTCGGGCACCCAGGTGATCGAGGATTTCGGGGCCGAGCATATCCGCACCGGCTGGCCGATCTGCTATACCTCGGTGGACAGCGTGTTGCAGATCGCCGCGCATGAGGAGCATTTCGGCCTGGACCGGCTGATCGGGGTGTGCCGGTCGCTGGCGCCGATGCTGCACGCGATGCGCGTCGGCCGGGTGATCGCCCGGCCCTTCCTGGGCGAGGCGCCGGGCCGCTTCCGCCGCACCGGCAACCGCCGCGACTTCGCCATCGCCCCGCCGGGCCGCACGATCCTAGACATCGCCCAGGACAAGGGCCGCGTCACCCATGCCATCGGCAAGATCGGCGACATCTTCAGCCATCGCGGCATCATCCATCTGCACAAGGGCAAATCGGACGCCGATCTGGCCCAACACCTGATCCGCCTGGGACGCGAGGCCGAACCGGGCAGCCTGACCTTCGCCAATTTCGTCGAATTCGACACGAATTTCGGCCACCGCCGCGACATTCCCGGCTATGCCGCGCAACTGGAATGGTTCGACGGGGTGGCGGGCCGGTTCCTGGCGACGCTGCGCCCCGGCGATCTGGCGATCTTCACCGCCGATCACGGCAACGATCCGTCCTGGCCCGGCACCGACCATACCCGCGAACGGGTGGCGGTCCTGGGTCACGGGGTCGGGACGCGCCCCGTAGGGGTGGTGGGCTTCAGCGACATCGGCGCCTCGGTCCTGGCGCATCTGGGCCTGCCGCCGCCCGATCATGGAAGGTCGTTTCTGTGA
- a CDS encoding adenosine deaminase — protein MKKIELHLHLEGAAPPGFIRGLAAEKFADLTGLFDAQGHYAYEGFDGFLRCYQAATSVLQTPRDYARLLAEVLERSAEQGVIYTELFVSPEFCGGADLSAWRDYLAAMTETADKARLDGIDSRAILTAIRHFGPDRARKTALCAAETAGGWVTGFGMGGAEGAGRATDYAWSFDCAREAGLGLTCHAGEWGGPDSIREALALGCTRIGHGIRAIEDAALVRDLADKAVTLEVCPGSNVALGLFPDWPAHPIARLADAGVRVTVSTDDPPFFHTTMRHEYDRLADAFGWGDTDFAQINRWAAEAAFCDPATRDRLLKEFP, from the coding sequence GTGAAGAAGATCGAATTGCACCTACACCTGGAAGGGGCCGCGCCGCCCGGATTCATCCGGGGTCTGGCCGCCGAGAAATTTGCCGATCTGACCGGCCTGTTCGACGCGCAAGGCCATTATGCCTATGAGGGCTTCGACGGCTTCCTGCGCTGCTACCAGGCCGCGACCAGCGTTCTGCAAACCCCGCGGGATTACGCCCGCCTGCTGGCCGAGGTGCTGGAGCGGTCCGCCGAACAGGGCGTCATCTATACCGAACTGTTCGTCTCGCCCGAATTCTGCGGCGGGGCCGACCTGTCCGCCTGGCGCGACTATCTGGCGGCGATGACCGAAACCGCCGACAAGGCCCGCTTGGACGGCATCGACAGCCGCGCCATCCTGACCGCGATTCGCCATTTCGGCCCGGACCGTGCCCGGAAAACCGCGCTCTGCGCGGCGGAAACGGCGGGCGGCTGGGTCACCGGCTTCGGCATGGGCGGGGCCGAGGGTGCGGGCCGCGCCACCGATTACGCCTGGTCCTTCGACTGCGCGCGCGAGGCCGGGCTGGGTCTGACCTGCCACGCGGGTGAATGGGGCGGGCCGGACAGCATCCGCGAGGCCCTGGCGCTCGGCTGCACCCGAATCGGCCACGGCATCCGCGCCATCGAGGACGCGGCGCTTGTCCGTGATCTGGCCGACAAGGCGGTGACGCTGGAGGTCTGCCCCGGATCGAATGTCGCGCTTGGGCTGTTCCCCGACTGGCCCGCCCATCCCATCGCCCGGCTGGCCGACGCGGGGGTGCGCGTCACCGTCTCGACCGACGATCCGCCGTTCTTTCACACGACGATGCGTCACGAATACGACCGGCTTGCCGACGCCTTCGGTTGGGGCGATACGGACTTCGCGCAGATCAACCGATGGGCCGCCGAGGCCGCCTTTTGCGACCCCGCGACCCGCGACCGGCTTTTGAAGGAGTTTCCGTGA